A genomic stretch from Coffea arabica cultivar ET-39 chromosome 10c, Coffea Arabica ET-39 HiFi, whole genome shotgun sequence includes:
- the LOC113714200 gene encoding uncharacterized protein — MALVLRYVDKEGCIRERFFGVIHVRDTMALTLKEAIFSTLSQHNLVIHNIRGQGYDGASNMIGEWNGLQALIYHECPYAYYIHCLAHRFQLALVATSREVASVHQFFSNLVFIINIVTASSKRNDELKEAQAIEIATKIANGELETGKGLNQIGTLKQTGDTHWGSHLDSISSLLKMFNATCVVLSNIAADGGSYSQRGDANFALNQLLSFGFVFTLHLMKDIMEITQHLCMALQHMNAQYIARRGRSRSHHDEISVEHYYRVDIFLATIDYQLQELHSRFNDHTVELLVLSTALDPRNGFMLFKIDDICKLAKKFYPNDFMEQELVRLRIKLQHFEFDIPKHPE, encoded by the exons ATGGCTCTTGTTTTGAGATATGTAGATAAGGAAGGATGCATTCGTGAACGATTTTTTGGTGTTATTCATGTCCGTGATACTATGGCTTTAACTTTGAAGGAAGCTATTTTTTCTACTCTCTCTCAACATAATTTGGTCATTCATAACATCCGTGGACAAGGGTATGATGGAGCTAGTAATATGATAGGTGAATGGAATGGCTTGCAAGCTTTAATTTACCATGAATGTCCATATGCCTATTACATTCATTGTTTGGCCCATAGGTTTCAACTTGCTTTAGTTGCAACTTCTAGAGAAGTAGCTTCTGTTCACCAATTCTTCTCCAATTTAGTTTTCATTATCAACATTGTTACTGCATCTAGCAAACGTAATGATGAATTAAAGGAGGCTCAAGCAATTGAAATTGCTACTAAGATTGCTAATGGTGAACTTGAAACTGGAAAGGGGCTTAATCAAATTGGCACTTTAAAACAAACTGGAGATACTCATTGGGGTTCTCATTTGGATTCTATTTCTAGTTTACTAAAAATGTTCAATGCTACTTGTGTGGTTTTAAGTAACATTGCAGCAGATGGAGGTTCATACTCTCAACGTGGAGATGCTAATTTTGCTTTAAATCAGTTGTTATCCTTTGGATTTGTTTTCACATTGCATCTTATGAAAGACATTATGGAAATCACTCAGCATCTTTGTATGGCATTGCAAC ATATGAATGCTCAATATATTGCAAGACGTGGTAGATCTCGTAGTCATCATGATGAGATTAGTGTGGAGCATTATTATCGAGTGGATATATTTCTTGCAACAATTGATTATCAATTGCAAGAGTTACATAGCAGGTTTAATGATCATACCGTGGAATTGCTTGTTTTGAGCACTGCTTTAGATCCTAGAAATGGATTTATGCTGTTCAAGATTGATGATATTTGTAAACTTGCAAAGAAGTTCTATCCgaatgattttatggagcaagaaCTAGTACGTCTAAGAATAAAACTTCAACATTTTGAGTTTGACATTCCAAAGCATCCTGAATAG